In Pelosinus sp. UFO1, one genomic interval encodes:
- the rpoZ gene encoding DNA-directed RNA polymerase subunit omega: protein MIHPSLDVLVTKVDSKYTLVVLAAKRARELMDGSVPMVESKSNKQVTIALEEVAQDKISYERTKSGIK, encoded by the coding sequence ATGATTCATCCATCATTAGATGTTTTAGTGACTAAAGTTGATAGTAAATATACATTGGTTGTGCTTGCGGCTAAGCGTGCTCGAGAACTTATGGACGGTTCAGTACCCATGGTTGAGAGCAAGTCGAATAAGCAAGTTACCATTGCCTTAGAGGAAGTAGCGCAAGATAAAATATCCTATGAACGGACCAAAAGTGGTATAAAGTAG
- the gmk gene encoding guanylate kinase — protein sequence MTKEGILLVLSGPSGAGKGTICQELLRRYPELNYSISATTRAARVGEKHGVNYWFVSREEFENMIKNDELLEWAEVYGNFYGTPCRQVKDLLQNGKDVVLEIDAQGATQIKKRFPQGVFIYIAPPSLDELANRIHKRGTDSLDVIKKRLSCVNNELTYVHNYNYIVVNDEVQEATNKVLSIITAEKCQVVRNDNIVEEILTNFNK from the coding sequence ATGACAAAAGAGGGAATTTTACTTGTTTTATCTGGTCCATCTGGAGCAGGTAAAGGGACAATTTGTCAAGAATTGCTGCGTAGATATCCTGAATTAAACTATTCCATATCTGCCACTACACGGGCAGCACGTGTAGGAGAAAAACATGGGGTTAATTACTGGTTTGTTTCTCGTGAAGAATTTGAGAATATGATAAAAAATGATGAGTTGTTGGAATGGGCTGAAGTTTATGGCAATTTTTATGGAACACCATGCCGTCAAGTAAAGGATTTATTACAAAATGGTAAGGATGTTGTCTTAGAAATAGATGCACAGGGAGCTACGCAGATAAAAAAAAGATTCCCCCAAGGAGTGTTTATCTATATTGCACCACCGTCCTTGGATGAGCTAGCGAATCGCATTCATAAAAGAGGTACTGACAGTTTGGATGTGATAAAGAAAAGGCTCAGTTGTGTTAATAATGAATTGACATACGTACATAATTATAACTACATAGTAGTAAATGATGAGGTGCAAGAAGCAACAAACAAGGTTTTATCAATTATTACTGCAGAAAAGTGCCAAGTGGTACGTAATGACAATATAGTGGAAGAAATATTAACTAATTTTAATAAATAA
- the remA gene encoding extracellular matrix/biofilm regulator RemA, translating into MEIKLINIGFGNIVSANRIISIVSPESAPIKRIIQEARDRGMLIDATYGRRTRAVIITDSDHVILSAVQPETVAHRLASKETSEDTAE; encoded by the coding sequence ATGGAAATAAAACTTATCAATATTGGTTTTGGTAATATTGTATCTGCGAATAGAATCATTTCTATTGTTAGTCCTGAATCGGCGCCAATTAAAAGAATTATTCAAGAAGCTCGTGACAGAGGAATGTTAATTGATGCAACTTATGGAAGACGTACTAGAGCTGTAATTATTACTGACAGTGATCATGTAATTTTATCCGCAGTGCAGCCTGAAACCGTAGCTCATCGCCTTGCCAGCAAAGAAACTAGCGAGGACACTGCAGAATAG
- a CDS encoding YicC/YloC family endoribonuclease: MIKSMTGFGRGEYMDNEYRLIVEIKAVNHRYNEIVIRMPKNLGPLEDKIRRSVSSALVRGRIDVFITIDEYGEKKRAVRIDKELAVAYNKALDELSELFAMPVKDRIYQIAKYPDVIRAEEVTEDALSLWPKLSQAVSIAVNNLMQMRITEGLNIQQDLIARIAVIESYINSVEERAPQVLVEYREKILGRMRDLLGMIGEEPDVGRLVQEAAIFADKTNITEELVRLKSHLAQFHTALHIDEAVGRKLDFIVQEINRETNTIASKANDFTVANIVVEIKSEIEKVREQIQNVE, from the coding sequence GTGATAAAAAGTATGACTGGGTTTGGTCGTGGCGAATATATGGATAATGAATACAGACTAATTGTAGAAATTAAAGCTGTAAATCATCGTTATAATGAAATCGTTATTCGTATGCCTAAGAATTTAGGCCCACTTGAAGATAAAATTCGGCGCAGTGTATCCAGTGCACTAGTAAGAGGCCGTATTGATGTTTTTATAACAATAGACGAGTATGGAGAAAAGAAAAGAGCTGTTCGGATTGACAAAGAATTAGCAGTGGCTTATAATAAAGCTTTAGATGAATTATCAGAATTATTTGCTATGCCAGTAAAGGATAGAATTTATCAAATAGCAAAATATCCTGATGTTATTCGAGCTGAGGAAGTAACAGAAGATGCTTTATCTTTGTGGCCTAAATTGTCTCAAGCCGTTTCTATAGCGGTCAATAATCTCATGCAGATGCGTATAACAGAAGGGTTAAATATTCAGCAAGATTTGATAGCGCGCATCGCAGTGATTGAATCATATATTAATTCAGTAGAAGAGCGTGCTCCTCAAGTTTTAGTAGAGTACCGGGAAAAGATATTGGGACGTATGCGTGATTTATTGGGGATGATAGGAGAAGAACCTGACGTCGGCAGATTGGTACAGGAAGCAGCGATATTTGCTGATAAAACGAATATAACCGAGGAGTTAGTGCGTTTAAAAAGTCATTTGGCACAATTCCATACTGCATTACATATTGACGAGGCAGTAGGGAGAAAATTAGATTTCATCGTGCAGGAGATTAATCGTGAAACGAATACAATTGCTTCTAAAGCGAATGATTTTACAGTAGCCAACATAGTCGTAGAAATTAAAAGTGAAATTGAAAAAGTCAGAGAACAGATTCAAAATGTAGAGTAG